CGAGGGCGGGCAGCACCATCTCCCCCAGCGCCGCACCCACCACGAACACTGCGGCGGTGTGGCCCGTCACCGTGGTGTACTGCTCCACCCAGGAGATGCCACTGGGGAAGGTGGTGGCCATGGACGCCCCGTAGAGACCGGTGCAAACCCATAAGGCCGCCTTCTCCCTGCTGAAGcggcagaggagcagagaggagagggtggagcCCACCAGGCTGAGCAGGATCAGGGTGCCCGGGTACACGCACGCCGCGAAGAAGATGGCCAACCCCCGACAGGCAGCAAACGTGGCCCAGAACAACGAGTTCAGCCCGGCCGCCTGCCACTGACGCATGTGGGCATAGTCCTTGGCAAAGGTGAAGATGAAGGAGCCGTACGCCACCTCAGCACCTACGTAtgcgaagaagaagaagaagagcaggacGACAAGAGCCATATGATGTTTGGCCACCAGCGGCTTTCCTGACGACAGGCGGGCTTTGTCACGTGACACGCTGCTGCGAGCGTAGAGgacgaagaagaggaaggagatgaggaagaCGAAAGAGCCAATCACGACGTAGGCCCACATGGATGTGAGGGTGCTGCTCCGGCTGTGGACGTAGCGGATGATTGTTTGAGCGTCGGCGGCTTTGGTGATTTGCTCTGTGGCGGCGGGAGGCGAGGAGCTGGGGGGTGTGGTTCCTGTGCTGCTGTTCCCATCAGGCCCGAACAGAAGCTTGGCTATGATCGGAGACACGAAGGCGCCCGCCGCAAAGCTGAAATGCAGAGCCTGCATGTGAGGGCCCGCCTGCTCGCCCCACGTGTTCAATATGAGCACATtcccacctgagagagagagagagagggagggagagagagagagagggagggagggagggagggagagagggagagggagggagggagggagggagagagagagagtcagaaagagagagagacagagagagagacagagagagacagaaagagagagacagacagagagagagacagagagagagagagggagagagagagagagacagagagagacagacagggagagggacagagagacagagagagagagtcagaaagagagagagacagagagagagagacagaaagagagagacagacagagagagagagagagggagggacagagagagagagagagagagagagagacagagagagagacagagagagagacagagagagagagggagagagagagagagagtcagaaagagagagagacagagagagacagagagggagagagagacagacagagagagagagacagacagagagacagacagagagagagacagaaagagagagagacaaacacagagagagaggaaaactaCATGATCACCAGATACAATCatttcctcatcttcctccagtAACTACAACAActtgttttgctgcattttgCCTCGGATGGACGAGGTGACCTGGTGACACGCTACGATTCACATCACCACATTTAGATCTTATCAATTACACCTGCGCTTTTCCTGCAGTTAATATTCGTATGTCATGAACTGTGCGGCGTCTCGCCACGCGCTGCACCTGTAAACAACATTACTCCTCACCTCGGCTGGAGTCTCACTGTAATCGGACTATTGGAGTTGTGTTCAAGGACTTGGAAACTGTTGGATTCTGGGGGGTTTGCGGCTTGTTGCTGAACCTCCGTTACTAAATGATTTCTGCTGTCATGAGGGGAAATATGTTCCTTTCTCTTAGTTGACTTTCACCCCTCTTCAGTCAGTGAAAGGTTCTTCCATGGCAGCTCGTCGATCCGCCCGTTACTTCAACATAGCGTGTGTGTACTTTTCTCCTTAGGCCTTTGTAAATAAAGTGACTTGTGTTGTCTTACCTGTATCCAGAACACCCATAGACATCCCAATGCTGGACATGAGCCCGGTGAGGACCAGAGCCTGCTTACAGAAGGGGATAGCACACATCCCAAAAGCTGTGACCAGCATAGAAAAACCTGGAAACAGATCGTCAGAGAGAAAGTCTTCATCCACCCAAAGGTTACGAGACACAACGCTAGCATGTTGGAAGACTGACAACAAtagtggggtggggtgggggtggggggggttacCCAGCAGGAGGTGTGGGTTCATGCAGTCGAACAGGATGCCTCCTAAGAGGGATCCTCCGATGTATCCGGCAGAGCGGCCGACGAAGATGTAGGAGATGTTGCTGATGTTCTTCTTCACATTCACAGCCAGGTCCTCGAAGGTGGGGCCGAGAACTGAGATGCTCATCCCCTAGAACAACAACAGGGCGGTTACCGTGGTCACAACGGGTTACAACCACTATGTTCGCCTTCttatgcacaaaaaaaagacgttaagtgttttaaaaaacattgtgctgcagtgaaaacactAACAGTGAGAGGCAGCTTCCATATTTTCTTCCTTATTATTATATTGCAAGTATCTTTGATATATTTGTTAATGACCACTGAAGTAAAAATTACAAGTAGGAGAGGACTCACACTTGTTATggagtgtttttatttcatttaaaataaataataataataaaagtgaaccaggctgctgctgctgtgtgtgaaggacaggaagtgagcagacactcaggtgtgtgttggtggacTTTACTCATCTGATGTGGTTAAAGTGGTTGTAACTAACACTGGGGCATTCAGGTGACAGGTGAACACACGTAACAACACGTAACAACCTCATTTATAAAGGTATATGAATATATGTGATTTAGTTGTACCTGGGCCTGAATGCTGCTCAGGATACAGTGTGTGGCCTGTTAGAGGCAAACAGCTGTTATCTCCACAGAAAGAGGTGTTTTAGTCTCTGTGCATAGGAGAAGATAATATCTCACAATAACtcatctttttattatttgttttcctcatttatcccctttttttttttttaaataactccTTAATTTCTTGAGTATCAGGAGCTGTTTGTTATGCTAACTGATAACATCAGAATAATCTTAGCTAGCTAAATAAAACGAATTATATTAATCCCTACACAGGTTGTATTTAATTAGGAGAAGGCCTGAGGAAACACAGGCGACATTTTGGTGGAATATTTTCCACATTTCCTCATTTACCAAGCCCAGGAAAGATGCACAGAGCGCGAGGGTGACGATCCAGCGGCCGCAGGCTCCGTATCCGCTCCTTCCTCCGCCGACCACTTCCACACGGTCGTCGCATCCCGGCTTGGCCGCCCTCTTGACCGCCTTCAGCGCACTCTTCAGCCCTCGCCCGGTGTCCTTCCTCTTGTCGAACAAGGTGTCCTCCTCCTGGTCGTCgttgtcgtcgtcgtcgtcctcCTCCATGCTGGCGAATCTAACGTGTTTCTTCTTCACGACGGCGGACGAAGACATTCCTGTCAGTTACTGCGACCGTTGGAAGTGATGGTGCGCTGTCAGACTGCCGCTTAACGGCCGAGTAAACATCGACGCACCACCTCGGTTTAAATTGGCCTCTTCCCGTTTCACCTCTTCCTGTTTAGACGTTTCTAAACCGAAGACGTTGAAATAAAGTCGGACATCTTTAAATAGCGGGATGGTTCCGGGGAATGACAGCGGAGCGCCGCAGCAGCCGCGGAGTCCTCCATATGTCAACAGCGAGTTTATGGCTGCTGGAGACTCGCAAAGATCGTCTATTGAGAGTGATGCTCACGCGGTGCGTTAAAGTCACACACCTTCCGAATGACGCGGATAAAACTCATTTTTACTAATGAATCAGTCTAAAACAAACTGCAGCGAGTGTactcctttttgtttgtttgggtgaTTGTTTTATCTACCTTCCACCGCAGATATTGGTGGGTTTAGCTGTAGTGTTTATTGCTTTTGATGAGTATTTCCCACATTTCATCTGcacaagggcgtaggtttggtctcaacagtGGTAGGGACGCAGCAACCGCGCCACcaatccaaaacaaagagattggctttttaataCTGTCAACTAAACGGTTTACTAACATATGGTCTGAATTTGCATTCAGAAATGTCCGTACGCGAATGTAATAGGcctatatgtacatgtattgaatttccatatatgaataTGAAGTAAAAATCATATGTATGTAAAGTATAGCATATATGTGAAAACCACatataaaagttaaaagttggaatgatatcatatattgacatatatgtgaAGCtaatagaaaaatgtattttagtatttctgcttatattatagacatatgttacataaatatacatcCATTCCAAAGCCTGTCAGCATGTGTTCGTattatattgaaatataaatgatagccgtgtatgtttaaatttaataagaaGTTATTAAGGAAATCATGTacaaacatatagaattttaatagggacatatatgtcataagtcatagtatagtaaggcattaaaaatatcttaagtcataaaaatataataggatagttaggcataaaaactcaatacagtaaggcataaaaagttgcaaaaaagacatagtttaataaggcatgaaaaccaCATAGtttaacaaggcataaaaattcataaaaatgtcatagtatagtaaggcatgaaaagtcataaaaacgttatagtataataaggcatgaaaagtcataaaaatgtcatagtatagtaaggcatgaaaagtcacaaaaacgacatagtttgataaggcataaaaatgtcataaaaatgtcatagtatagtaaggcataaaaattcataaaaacgacatagtataataaggcatgaaaagtcataaaaatgtcatagtatagtaaggcataaaaacgacatagtatagtaaggcataaaaattcataaaaacgacatagtataataaggcatgaaaagtgacaaaaacgacatagtttaataaggcataaaaaaaacagtataataaggcataaacatttcatagtatagtagggtataaaaattcataaaaaagacatagtataataaggcataaaaattcataaaaacggcataaaaattcataaaaacgacatagtataataacgcatgaaaagtcataaaaacgacagagtataataaggcataaacatttcatagtataataaggcataaaaatgtcatagtatagtaaggcatgaaaagtcataaaaacgacatagtataataaggcataaacatttcatagtataataaggcataaaaattcacaaaaacggcatagtataataaggcatgaaaagtcataaaaatgtcatagtatagtaaggcataaaaacgacatagtatagtaaggcatgaaaagtcataaaaatgtcatagtatagtaaggcatgaaaagtcataaaaacgacatagtatagtaaggcatgaaaagtcataaaaatgtcatagtataataagtcataaaaacgacatagtatagtaaggcatgaaaagtcataaaaatgtcatagtatagtaaggcatgaaaagtcacaaaaacgacatagtttaataaggcataaaaacaacatagtataataaggcataaaaatgtcatagtatagtaaggcataaaaattcataaaaacgacatagtataataaggcatgaagagtcataaaaatgtcatagtatagtaaggcataaaaacgacatagtatagtaaggcataaaaagtcataaaagtgtcatagtatagtaaggcataaaaacgacatagtatagtaaggcataaaaagtgataaaaatgtcatagtatagtaaggcatgaaaagtcataaaaatgtcatagtatagtaaggcatgaaaagtcacaaaaacgacatagtttaataaggcataaaaacaacatagtatagtaaggcatgaaaagtcataaaaatgtcatagtatagtaaggcatgaaaagtcataaaaatgtcatagtatagtaaggcatgaaaagtcataaaaatgtcatagtatagtaaggcatgaaaagtcacaaaaacgacatagtttaataaggcataaaaacaacatagtataataaggcataaaaatgtcatagtatagtaaggcataaaaacgacatagtatagtaaggcataaaaagtcataaaaatgtcatagtatagtaaggcatgaaaagtcataaaaactacatagtatagtaaggcatgaaaagtcataaaaatgtcatagtataataaggcataaaaactacatagtatagtaaggcatgaaaagtcataaaaatgtcatagtatagtaaggcatgaaaagtcataaaaacgacatagtttaatacggcataaaaacgacatggtatagtaaggcataaaaattcataaaaacgacatagtataataaggcatgaaaagtcataaaaatgtcatagtatagtaaggcataaaaacgacatagtatagtaaggcataaaaagtcataaaaatgtcatagtatagtaaggcatgaaaagtcacaaaaacgacatagtttattacggcataaaaacgacatggtatagtaaggcataaaaattcataaaaacgacatagtttaataaggcataaaaacaacatagtataataaggcatgaaaagtcataaaaatgtcatagtatagtaaggcataaaaacgacatagtatagtaaggcataaaaattcataaaaacgacatagtataataaggcatgaaaagtcataaaaatgtcctagtatagtaaggcatgaaaagtcataaaaacgacatagtatagtaaggcatgaaaagtcataaaa
The window above is part of the Seriola aureovittata isolate HTS-2021-v1 ecotype China chromosome 19, ASM2101889v1, whole genome shotgun sequence genome. Proteins encoded here:
- the mfsd4b gene encoding sodium-dependent glucose transporter 1 yields the protein MSSSAVVKKKHVRFASMEEDDDDDNDDQEEDTLFDKRKDTGRGLKSALKAVKRAAKPGCDDRVEVVGGGRSGYGACGRWIVTLALCASFLGLGMSISVLGPTFEDLAVNVKKNISNISYIFVGRSAGYIGGSLLGGILFDCMNPHLLLGFSMLVTAFGMCAIPFCKQALVLTGLMSSIGMSMGVLDTGGNVLILNTWGEQAGPHMQALHFSFAAGAFVSPIIAKLLFGPDGNSSTGTTPPSSSPPAATEQITKAADAQTIIRYVHSRSSTLTSMWAYVVIGSFVFLISFLFFVLYARSSVSRDKARLSSGKPLVAKHHMALVVLLFFFFFAYVGAEVAYGSFIFTFAKDYAHMRQWQAAGLNSLFWATFAACRGLAIFFAACVYPGTLILLSLVGSTLSSLLLCRFSREKAALWVCTGLYGASMATTFPSGISWVEQYTTVTGHTAAVFVVGAALGEMVLPALVGFLLGKFPDQPLLMYLSLITATFTSILFPVMYKLASAPSGQGRKPRGRSQPEADDSEFRQALLDSGANDEEEEEEEENEADQWNDADFEVIEMDDTVSLVNSPSKASSLPDVPALTGSSASNLQVTEAAGGATFSDAISLVGDSPRRKLLLSLDREKKD